The Nitrososphaerales archaeon genomic interval TGTTGCAGATCGAATGAGTAGGAGAGTTCTGGGTTGTTCTCCATTTCGTGTATGTAAAATGGCTTGAGCTTAATTGGCCAATCCTTTATGAAATAATAGCCCTTTCGCTTTTCCCCTAAAACACGTAACGCATGGTCTGGAAGGTCTTCTCCAAATTCCAATTTTATATCATAATTGCTAAGCTCATCAAGCACCTGTGTATATGTTACTCGCTCAAATGGCAAATTGGGAACCATTATTTTATGTCCAATTTGTGTCAGATCATTGGCACATTTTGCTTTTACATCGGAGATAACGTTTCTTATCAGTTGCTCTGCAACCTGCATAACATCTTCTGCTTCCATGAACGCTCCTTCTACATCAATGCTTATGAATTCATTCAGATGCCTTACAGTATGCGATTTCTCAGCTCTATAATATGGCGCTATTTCAAATACTCTATCCAGTGCCATCGTGAGCTGCTCCTTATACAGCTGGGGACTCTGTGCAAGGTAAGCCTTTTTGCCAAAATATTCGAGAGAGAATAGATTGGCACCTCCTTCGCTGGCACTGCCAATTATCTTTGGCGTATTAACTTCGATAAAATTATTTGAAACAAGCGTCTTTCTAACAGATTGCAACGCTTCATGTCTTATCCTAAATAAAGCCAGAACCTTCGGGTTTCTCAGATCCAGAGGTCTGGCATCAAGCCGTGCATCAATTGACGCACCAACGCGTCCTGTCGGATCTACGGGTAAGGGATGCACGGCATTTGTTAGTATAGCGATTTCATGGGCTTTAACCTCAACATGGAAGGCTTTGGCCTTGCTCTTTTGTACCGTGCCAGAGATTGTTACAGCGCTT includes:
- the aspS gene encoding aspartate--tRNA(Asn) ligase; this encodes MLDIRRTHYANQLSTSLIDQQVRVAGWIEDLRDIGSLVFLTLRDATGAAQIVINEPCMLELAKRIARQSAVTISGTVQKSKAKAFHVEVKAHEIAILTNAVHPLPVDPTGRVGASIDARLDARPLDLRNPKVLALFRIRHEALQSVRKTLVSNNFIEVNTPKIIGSASEGGANLFSLEYFGKKAYLAQSPQLYKEQLTMALDRVFEIAPYYRAEKSHTVRHLNEFISIDVEGAFMEAEDVMQVAEQLIRNVISDVKAKCANDLTQIGHKIMVPNLPFERVTYTQVLDELSNYDIKLEFGEDLPDHALRVLGEKRKGYYFIKDWPIKLKPFYIHEMENNPELSYSFDLQHGYLELSSGGKRQHDVNRLKKRLLEQGLNPDDFQDHLKVFEWGMPPHSGWGMGFDRLMMVICNASNIREVVLYPRDTERLKP